A region of Arabidopsis thaliana chromosome 5, partial sequence DNA encodes the following proteins:
- the PIRL1 gene encoding plant intracellular ras group-related LRR 1 (plant intracellular ras group-related LRR 1 (PIRL1); INVOLVED IN: microgametogenesis, pollen development; EXPRESSED IN: 22 plant structures; EXPRESSED DURING: 12 growth stages; CONTAINS InterPro DOMAIN/s: Leucine-rich repeat, typical subtype (InterPro:IPR003591), Leucine-rich repeat (InterPro:IPR001611); BEST Arabidopsis thaliana protein match is: plant intracellular ras group-related LRR 9 (TAIR:AT3G11330.1); Has 1807 Blast hits to 1807 proteins in 277 species: Archae - 0; Bacteria - 0; Metazoa - 736; Fungi - 347; Plants - 385; Viruses - 0; Other Eukaryotes - 339 (source: NCBI BLink).), translated as MATELNPKNFPVLSYVLDRLPSFTAKSSSSSDVEPPPSKSDPSSSSNHSIEIVTQMPHLAHPDVLASMTNATADVSQTRSVLRTLGPRPDHETVDRARARLREIDASLSESFEEIALSPNDIDVAEKEQKRREAVEQEKIWYKSILKLNELHESYEKLLKEAEERLVRIYESAEKNAAAVAEEEAAEVEVNEEVVSILQQAAENPLDRVDLSGRKLKLLPEAFGKIQGLLVLNLYNNQLQAIPDSIAGLHNLLELDVSTNFLETLPDSIGLLSKLKILNVSCNKLTTLPDSICHCGSLVVLDASYNNLTYLPTNIGFELVKLEKLLIHLNKIRSLPTSIGEMRSLRYLDAHFNELNGLPNSFGLLTNLEYLNLSSNFSDLQDLPASFGDLISLQELDLSNNQIHSLPDAFGTLVNLTKLNLDQNPLVVPPDEVVKQGVDAVKMYMGKRWVSMLEEEEKMANMKDEMDQTNTDWLTRTTSKLKTYVTEVSEYLGSNPPRDPYLDQQL; from the exons ATGGCGACGGAGCTTAACCCTAAGAACTTCCCTGTTCTCTCTTATGTCTTGGATCGTCTCCCTTCATTCACCGCCAaatcctcttcctcttccgaTGTCGAGCCACCACCATCCAAATCCgatccttcttcatcatcaaaccaCTCTATCGAGATAGTGACTCAGATGCCTCACTTGGCTCATCCTGATGTTCTTGCCTCCATGACTAACGCAACCGCCGACGTTTCTCAGACCCGATCTGTTCTTCGAACCCTAGGACCAAGACCCGATCACGAAACCGTCGACAGAGCTCGTGCTAGGCTCCGTGAGATCGACGCGTCTTTGTCGGAATCTTTCGAAGAGATCGCTCTCTCTCCTAACGATATTGACGTGGCGGAGAAGGAACAGAAGAGGAGAGAAGCTGTGGAGCAAGAGAAGATTTGGTATAAATCGATCCTTAAGCTTAACGAGCTTCATGAATCTTATGAGAAGCTTTtgaaagaagcagaggagagGCTCGTGAGGATCTATGAGTCTGCCGAGAAGAATGCTGCCGCGGTGGCGGAGGAGGAAGCTGCGGAGGTTGAAGTCAATGAAGAGGTTGTGAGTATACTGCAACAAGCTGCGGAGAATCCATTGGACCGAGTTGATTTGTCTGGTCGGAAATTGAAGTTGCTTCCTGAAGCATTTGGAAAGATTCAAGGTCTCCTTGTTCTTAATCTCTATAACAATCAGCTTCAG GCTATTCCTGATTCGATAGCTGGTTTGCATAACCTTCTCGAACTCGATGTTTCCACTAATTTCCTGGAGACATTACCAGATTCGATCGGTTTATTGTCAAAGTTGAAGATTTTGAATGTCTCTTGTAACAAACTCACAACTTTACCAGATTCCATCTGCCATTGTGG atcGTTGGTTGTCTTGGATGCGAGCTACAACAATCTCACCTACTTACCAACAAACATCGGATTCGAGCTAGTGAAACTAGAGAAGCTCTTGATCCATCTCAACAAAATCAGATCATTACCAACTTCCATTGGTGAAATGAGATCCTTACGCTACCTCGATGCACACTTCAACGAACTCAATGGTCTCCCAAATTCTTTCGGGCTGCTCACGAACCTCGAGTACCTTAACCTGAGCAGTAACTTCAGCGATCTCCAAGATCTCCCTGCTTCATTCGGAGATCTCATAAGCCTCCAAGAACTCGACTTGAGCAACAACCAGATCCATTCTCTTCCAGACGCTTTTGGCACGCTCGTGAACTTGACCAAACTGAACTTGGACCAAAACCCGCTTGTTGTCCCGCCTGATGAAGTCGTGAAACAAGGTGTGGATGCGGTTAAAATGTATATGGGTAAGAGATGGGTCAGCATgttggaagaggaagagaagatggCGAATATGAAGGATGAGATGGATCAGACAAACACCGATTGGCTCACCCGAACCACCTCGAAGCTGAAAACGTATGTTACTGAGGTCTCGGAGTATCTTGGCTCGAATCCGCCTAGAGATCCTTACCTTGACCAGCAGCTATGA
- a CDS encoding RING/FYVE/PHD zinc finger superfamily protein (RING/FYVE/PHD zinc finger superfamily protein; FUNCTIONS IN: zinc ion binding; CONTAINS InterPro DOMAIN/s: Zinc finger, C3HC4 RING-type (InterPro:IPR018957), Zinc finger, RING-CH-type (InterPro:IPR011016); BEST Arabidopsis thaliana protein match is: RING/FYVE/PHD zinc finger superfamily protein (TAIR:AT5G01070.2); Has 1807 Blast hits to 1807 proteins in 277 species: Archae - 0; Bacteria - 0; Metazoa - 736; Fungi - 347; Plants - 385; Viruses - 0; Other Eukaryotes - 339 (source: NCBI BLink).), with product MESVQPHLETFVSVKVINSSSGCDGDGEPRRSSGAVEKEEEIVKDEERRSNASVCSVEIDLELGLPEKVVHLSQSERDCRICHMSLDAANLESGVPIELGCSCKADLAAAHKHCAETWFKIKGNKICEVCGSIAGNVVGSVEVESEESRNEANGVENLTLRTSGPRLVEGRSFWQGHRFLNFLLACMVFAFVISWLFHFNVPST from the exons ATGGAATCCGTACAGCCACATCTCGAGACCTTTGTCTCTGTTAAAGTAATCAATAGCTCAAGTGGCTGTGATGGCGATGGAGAGCCTCGTCGGAGCTCCGGTGCGGtggagaaggaggaagaaaTAGTGAAAGATGAGGAGAGGAGATCCAATGCGTCGGTGTGTTCGGTGGAAATAGATCTGGAGCTTGGATTGCCTGAGAAAGTTGTACATTTGTCGCAATCTGAGAGAGATTGCAGGATTTGTCACATGAGCTTAGATGCAGCGAATCTTGAATCTGGTGTTCCCATTGAGCTTGGCTGTTCTTGTAAAGCTGATCTCGCTGCTGCTCATAAACACTGTGCTGAGACTTGGTTCAAGATCAAAGGAAACAA AATCTGTGAAGTTTGTGGGTCGATTGCGGGTAATGTTGTTGGAAGTGTTGAGGTGGAGTCTGAGGAAAGCCGGAATGAAGCAAATGGTGTAGAGAATCTAACTCTGAGAACATCTGGTCCACGATTGGTGGAAGGTAGAAGCTTCTGGCAAGGTCACCGGTTCTTGAATTTCCTTTTAGCTTGTATGGTCTTTGCATTTGTTATCTCATGGCTCTTCCACTTCAATGTTCCTTCTACATAG
- a CDS encoding replication factor C subunit, putative (DUF620) (Protein of unknown function (DUF620); CONTAINS InterPro DOMAIN/s: Protein of unknown function DUF620 (InterPro:IPR006873); BEST Arabidopsis thaliana protein match is: Protein of unknown function (DUF620) (TAIR:AT3G55720.1); Has 1807 Blast hits to 1807 proteins in 277 species: Archae - 0; Bacteria - 0; Metazoa - 736; Fungi - 347; Plants - 385; Viruses - 0; Other Eukaryotes - 339 (source: NCBI BLink).) codes for MRKLCPNYNLEDGLETVLEVPMPEELFAASKTKPGWNQMKSYWSKPTATATGTATATNMTRLFGGRNAEIQLLLGVVGAPLIPLPVQPDHHNDYENPIHKDIKDQPLEMSMAQYIVKQYIAAVGGDRALNAVESMYAMGKVRMTASEFCTGEGSLNSKMVKARSIKSGGGEVGGFVLWQKGIELWCLELVVSGCKISAGSDAKVAWRQTPWHPSHASRGPPRPLRRFLQGLDPKSTANLFARSVCMGEKKINDEDCFILKLDAEPSALKARSSSNVEIIRHTVWGCFSQRTGLLIQLEDSHLLRIKAQDDNSIFWETTMESLIQDYRTVDGILVAHAGKSSVSLFRFGENSDNHSRTRMEETWEIEEMDFNIKGLSMDCFLPPSDLKKDDDEEEEIECGLAANNEKLPMKIRSASLRISSSKVLAIVEEEDESEVTEET; via the exons ATGAGGAAACTTTGTCCGAATTACAACCTCGAGGACGGGTTAGAGACCGTCCTAGAGGTTCCCATGCCTGAGGAGTTATTTGCTGCGTCCAAGACAAAACCTGGATGGAACCAAATGAAATCTTACTGGTCAAAACCTACCGCTACTGCTACCGGAACCGCAACAGCCACAAACATGACAAGACTCTTTGGTGGTCGTAATGCAGAGATCCAGCTCCTTCTCGGAGTTGTTGGGGCTCCTTTGATCCCTCTCCCCGTTCAGCCTGACCACCATAACGATTATGAGAATCCCATCCACAAAGACATCAAAGACCAACCTCTC GAGATGTCGATGGCGCAATACATAGTAAAGCAGTACATAGCAGCGGTAGGAGGCGATCGAGCGTTAAACGCGGTAGAGAGCATGTATGCGATGGGAAAAGTGAGGATGACAGCATCAGAGTTTTGCACAGGAGAAGGAAGCTTGAACAGCAAAATGGTAAAGGCAAGGAGTATCAAgagtggaggaggagaagtaGGAGGCTTTGTGCTGTGGCAAAAGGGGATAGAGTTATGGTGTCTTGAGCTTGTCGTTTCAGGCTGCAAAATCAGTGCCGGTAGTGACGCCAAAGTCGCTTGGAGACAAACTCCGTGGCATCCTTCTCATGCCTCTCGTGGTCCTCCTAGACCATTGCGCCGTTTCCTCCAG GGTCTTGATCCAAAATCAACGGCTAATCTATTTGCAAGATCAGTATGCAtgggagagaagaagataaatgaTGAAGACTGTTTCATACTCAAACTTGATGCTGAGCCATCGGCGCTTAAGGCGAGAAGCAGCAGCAATGTTGAGATCATACGGCACACTGTGTGGGGATGTTTCAGCCAGAGAACAGGTCTTTTGATTCAACTTGAAGACTCTCACCTTCTAAGAATCAAAGCTCAAGACGATAACAGTATATTTTGGGAGACAACAATGGAGTCTTTGATCCAAGATTACAGGACCGTTGATGGTATCTTGGTAGCACACGCTGGTAAAAGCTCGGTGTCTCTGTTTCGGTTTGGTGAGAACTCGGATAATCATTCGAGGACTCGGATGGAAGAGACTTGGGAGATTGAGGAAATGGATTTTAACATTAAGGGTCTGTCTATGGATTGTTTTTTACCGCCTTCTGACCTGAAGAAggacgatgatgaagaagaagaaatcgaatGTGGTTTAGCTGCTAATAATGAGAAGCTGCCTATGAAAATCCGAAGCGCTTCTTTGAGGATTAGTTCCTCAAAGGTCTTAGCaattgtggaagaagaagatgaatcagaGGTCACTGAAGAGACATAA
- a CDS encoding Nucleotide-sugar transporter family protein (Nucleotide-sugar transporter family protein; FUNCTIONS IN: organic anion transmembrane transporter activity; LOCATED IN: membrane; EXPRESSED IN: 22 plant structures; EXPRESSED DURING: 14 growth stages; CONTAINS InterPro DOMAIN/s: Protein of unknown function DUF6, transmembrane (InterPro:IPR000620), Protein of unknown function DUF250 (InterPro:IPR004853); BEST Arabidopsis thaliana protein match is: Nucleotide-sugar transporter family protein (TAIR:AT3G11320.1); Has 3144 Blast hits to 3139 proteins in 327 species: Archae - 14; Bacteria - 156; Metazoa - 754; Fungi - 474; Plants - 1369; Viruses - 0; Other Eukaryotes - 377 (source: NCBI BLink).) codes for MKMATNGRFFTIGLVASWYSSNIGVLLLNKYLLSNYGFKYPIFLTMCHMTACSLLSYVAIAWLKMVPMQTIRSRVQFFKIAALSLVFCVSVVFGNISLRFLPVSFNQAIGATTPFFTAVFAYLMTRKKEAWLTYFTLVPVVTGVVIASGGEPSFHLFGFLMCIAATAARALKSVLQGILLSSEGEKLNSMNLLLYMAPIAVVLLLPATLIMEKNVVGITIALARDDFRIVWYLLFNSALAYLVNLTNFLVTNHTSALTLQVLGNAKGAVAVVVSILIFKNPVSVTGMLGYSLTVCGVILYSEAKKRNKN; via the exons aTGAAGATGGCGACGAATGGCCGGTTTTTCACAATCGGGCTAGTCGCGTCTTGGTACTCATCGAACATTGGTGTATTGTTGCTGAACAAGTACTTGCTTAGCAATTACGGATTCAAGTACCCGATCTTTCTCACCATGTGTCACATGACGGCTTGTTCGTTACTCAGCTACGTCGCCATTGCTTGGTTGAAGATGGTTCCGATGCAGACGATTCGATCCAGAGTTCAGTTCTTTAAGATCGCAGCTCTAAGTCTCGTTTTTTGTGTGTCGGTGGTCTTTGGTAACATCTCTCTCCGCTTTCTTCCTGTTTCGTTTAACCAAGCCATTGGTGCTACGACGCCGTTTTTCACCGCCGTGTTTGCTTACCTGATGACGCGTAAGAAAGAGGCTTGGTTGACTTACTTCACTCTCGTCCCTGTCGTCACCGGAGTTGTTATTGCTAGTGGG GGTGAGCCAAGCTTTCACCTGTTTGGATTCCTTATGTGCATTGCAGCAACAGCTGCGAGAGCACTTAAATCAGTGCTTCAAGgaattttgctttcttctgaAGG GGAAAAGCTGAACTCCATGAATCTCCTCCTTTACATGGCTCCAATAGCTGTCGTGCTCCTTCTGCCTGCTACTCTTATCATGGAGAAAAATGTTGTCGGCATTACAATTGCACTTGCAAGAGATGATTTCAGAATCGTTTGGTATCTTCTATTCAATTCAGCGCTCGCCTATTTAGTCAACTTGACAAATTTCTTAGTCACAAACCACACTAGCGCCCTGACTTTACAG GTGCTAGGAAACGCCAAAGGAGCAGTAGCAGTGGTGGTCTCTATTCTAATCTTCAAGAATCCGGTGTCAGTGACCGGAATGCTGGGTTACTCCCTCACCGTCTGTGGAGTTATCCTGTACAGCGAAGCCaagaaacgaaacaaaaattag